The Cellulosimicrobium cellulans genome contains the following window.
CCCTGCGCGAGCGGGGCTACGCCCGCGCGCTCGACTGGGCCGACGACGCGCTGGCGGCGCGCGACGTCGCGGGCGAGGGCGTGTCGCAGCTCCCCGCCGGGACGGTCGTCGAAGGCGTGACGTTCTCGAGCGCGAGCCTGACGTCGGCCGCGTCGTACAACGGGCTGCCCGTGCACCAGCAGGGGGTGTGGCTGGAGGGGGCGGCGCAGCTCGCGTCGGCGCTCGCGGACCGCGGGGCACGCGGGCGCGGTGGCCGCGACGACCGGCGGCGGGGTCGCCGCGGCTGCGAGCGGGACGACGACCGGGTCCGCGCCGAGGGCCTGCTGCGCGAGGTGCAGGGCGTGCAGGAGGGCGTCGGGGCCGGTCAGACGATCGGCGGCGCCGCGCTGCCGGAGCGCGGGGGCGTCGTCGCCGCGTCGAGCCTGCTCGACTCGGGCTTCGGGTTCGGGTACTTCCAGGTGCAGCACGTCGGGGCGACGTCCTGGTACCTCCTGGCGGCCGCGCGGGCGAACCCGCTGCAGCCGGGCCGGCTCGGCTGACCCGCGTCCGGGTCGTCCGGTGTCAGGTGGTGAGGGCGGGGCCCGTCGTCGTCCCCACCACCAGCTCGACGTCGAGCTCGACGGTCGTCGGGGCCTCGCCTGCGAGCTGGCGGATGACGGCGAGGCCCAGCTCGGAGCCCTTGCGGGCGAGCGGCTGGTGGACGCTCGTGAGGACGTCCGGCGCGAGCCACGGGAGGTCGAGCCCGTCGAACCCGGCGACCGAGACGTCGTCGGGCACACGCAGGCCGAGCTCGCGCGCGGCGAGCAGCGCGCCCGCGGCGAGCAGGTCGGAGTGGGCGATCACCGCCGTGGGCCGGGTCGACGGGTCGGTGGGCACGGTCGTCCCGTCCGCGGCGGTGCGGCCGAGCAGCGCTAGCGTCGCGGAGCGGCCGTGCTCGACGAGCGACGCCTCGGTCTCCCAGCTCGCGACGGGCTCGACGACGTCGCGCACGCCCGCGAGCCGGTTGGCCGTCGGCGTGCGGTCCACCTGGGCGAGGCGCTCGGCGTCGATCGGCCCGCTCCGGTCGGAGCTGTCGAGGGGGAGTGAGACCTCCGCGACGCGCGTGTGGCCGAGGTCGACGAGGTGGCGCACGGCGTCGGCGGTCCCGACCCGGTCGCGGATGGCGACGAGCGGGGTGCCCTCGACAGGGCGTCCCTCGCCGATGACCACCGGCACGCCGCGGCGCTGCAGCGCGGCGAGCGTCGCGTCGTCGGACCCCACGCCCCACACGAGGACGGCGACGTCCATGGCCGCGCTCTCGACGAGCGGGTCGACGGCGCGGGCCGGGTCGTCGGACGGGATGCCGGGGATGAGGAGCACGCCGAGGCCGTTCTCGCCGAGGGTCGAGACGAGGCCGTCGAGCACCTGCACGGCGACGGGGTCGCGGAACGCGCGCCGGAGCTGGTCGCCGACGACGACGCCGACGACGCCCGAGCGGCCCGACCGGAGCTGGCGGCCGAGCGGGTTGGGGCCTGTGTACCCGAGCTCCTTCGCGGCGTCGAGCACGCGCGCCCGCGTCTCCGGGGTGATCGGTCCCGCGCCGGAGAAGGCGAGCGACGCCGTCGAGACGGAGACGCCGGCTCGCTCGGCGACCTTCGCGAGCGTGGGGCGGTGGGCCGTCGGTCCGGCCGTGGTCTCCCGGTTCCCGGGGGTGTCGCTCATCACGCTCCCTGCCTCCCGCGCGCGCGGGATTCTCGATTGACGCGCGGCCAGCGTACCCGCACACTGGTGACCATGCCTCGAATCGATTCGAAGCGCACCCTCGTCCGTCGGATCGAATCGATTCGAGGAGGTGCTGCGCAGTCACCGACCGACCTCCTGTCCGACCCCCGCGCCCTGACCCGGGCGCGCTGGGTCCTGCTGGGCGTGTTCGCGCTCAACGGCGTCATGATGTCGAGCTGGCTCGCGCGCATCCCCTCGGTGCGCGACGCGCTCGGGCTCACCCCCGCCGACCTCGGCGTCGTGCTGCTCGCGGGCGCCGTCGGTGCCCTCGCGACGGTCACCGCCGCCGGTCCCTTCGTCACGCGCTTCGGCGGGCGCGTCGCCTTCGCCGTCTCCGCGGTCCTGTTCGGCGTCGCGTTCCTGCTGCTCGGCCTCGGCCCCGCGACCGGCTCCGTCCCCCTGCTCGCCGCGGGCATCTTCGTCAACGGCATGGCCTTCTCGCTCGGCAACGTCCCGATGAACGTCGAGAGCGCAGGCATCGAACGGCGGGTCGGGCGCACGATCCTGCCCCAGTTCCACGCCGCGTTCTCCATCGGTGCCGTCATCGGCTCGCTCGTCGGCGCCGCGTGCGCCCACGCGCAGGTGCCGGTGCTCGTCCAGTTCGTCGCGACGGGCACGGTCGCCATGGTCTGGCGCCTCGCCGCGATCCCCGCGACGGTGCACGACACGCTCCCGACGCGCGCACCGGCGGACGCTCCTGCCCCGGTCGAGGCGCTCGGCGACGCGGTCGTCGACGTCGAGACGGCCGGGCTCCGCGCGCGCCTCGCCCGCCGCGGCGCCCGGCTCGGGGCGGCGCTCTCGGCCTGGCGCGAGCCGCGCACGCTGCTCATCGGCCTCGTCATCCTCTCCGCCGCGCTGTCCGAGGGGTCCGCCAACGACTGGCTCTCGCTCGCCGTCGTCGACGGGTTCGCCCAGACGGAGGCCGTCGGCGCCGTCGTGTTCGGCACGTTCGTCGCGGCCATGACGGTCATGCGCCTGGCAGGCACGCGCCTCATCGACCGCTTCGGCCGCGTCACCGTGCTCCGTGCCTCGGGCGTGGCGTCGATCGCCGGGCTGCTCCTCTTCGGGTTCGCGCCGACGCTCCCGCTCGCCGGGGTCGGCGTCGTGCTCTGGGGCTTCGGCGCGGCGCTCGCCGTGCCCGTCGGCATCGCCGCGGCGTCCGACGAGCCGCTGCGCGCCGCGAGCCGCGTGTCCGTCGTCTCCGCCTTCGCGTCGATGGCGTCGCTCGCCGCCCCGCCCCTGCTCGGGCTCGCCGCCGAGGCCATGGGCGCGCGCCACGCGCTCGTGCTCATCGTCGCCGCGATGGTCCTCAGCGTCCTCCTCGCGCGCCAGGTCACGCCCCTGCGCACCCCGGCCGCGCGCACCGCACGGACGTCCCGTCCCGGGACGGACACGGACGACGGCGTGCCGTCCGGGGTGGAGGATGGTCCCGAGGCCGACGCGGCGGTCGCCGCGGACGCCGCCGACCGGACGGGCGACCCCGACCGGGACGACGCGGCCGGCGCCGTCCCGGACGAGGCCGACGACGCACGCCGTCCCCGCTGGTCGCGCCGGCCCCGCGCGACGGCCCGCACCGGGTCGTCCACCGTCCACCGTGCCTCCGCACGCCGTCCCCGAACCCGCCCGTCGCACCGCCGCGAGGAGACCTCCGCATGACCACCGCCCGTCCCGACCGTCGCGTCGTCGCGCTCGCCACCTGGGCCGTGTTCGCGGTCTTCTTCCTCAACGGCTTCAACTTCGCGACCTGGGCGTCCCGCCTGCCCGCGGTCCGGGACTCGCTCGGCTTCACCGAGGCGCAGATGGGCCTCCTGCTGCTCTTCATGGCCGTCGGGTCGCTCCTCGCGCTGCCCCTCTCCGGCATGGTCGTCCAGCGGCTCGGCGCGTCGAAGGCCGTCACGCTGTTCGCCGTGACCAACGTCGTCGGCCTCGTCACGGCCGTCACGGGCGTGGCGACGGGGGAGGACGTCGTCGTGCGCGCCGGGCTCTTCCTCGCCGGCATCGGCACGGGCGTGTGGGACGCCGCGATGAACCTCGAGGGCGCCGCCGTCGAGCAGCGGCTCGGCAAGGCGATCATGCCCCGCTTCCACGCGGGCTTCTCGTTCGGCACCATGGCCGGCGCGGGCGTCGGCGCGCTCATGGCCGCGCTGCACGTCCCGGTCCAGGTGCACCTCACGGCCGCGGTCGTGCTGAGCCTCCTCGGCGTGCTGTGGTCCGTACGGTTCTTCCTGCCCGCCGGGCAGGTGGAGCACGTCGTCGACGCGGCCCAGGACGCTGCCGGGTCGGACCCCGCCGCCGCGGCCGGGAGCGGCGCACCCCTCACCGCGTCGGAGAACGCGCGCGGGGCGCTCAGCGCGTGGACCGAGCCCCGCACGCTCCTCATCGGGCTGGTGGTGCTCGCCGCCGCGCTCACGGAGGGCGCCGCGAACGACTGGGTCAGCCTCGCCGTCGTCGACGGCTTCGAGACGTCCGACGCGATGGGCGCCGTCGGCCTCGCCGTGTTCCTCACGGCCATGACCGGGATGCGCCTCCTCGGCACGGGCCTGCTCGACCGCTACGGCCGTGTCACCGTGCTCAGGCTCGGCGCGGCGCTCGCGCTCGTCGGCCTGCTCCTCTTCACGCTCTCGCCGAGCATCTGGCTCGCGCTGCTCGGCGTGGTCGCGTGGGGCATGGGCGCGGCGCTCGGCTTCCCCGTCGGGATGAGCGCGGCCTCCGACGACCCCGCGCGCGCCGCCGTGCGCGTGAGCGTCGTCGCGACCATCGGCTACTCCGCGTTCTTCATGGGCCCGCCGCTCATCGGCTTCCTCGCGGAGCACGTCGGCTACCGCGCCGCGCTCCTCGTGATCGCCGTCCCGGTCGTCGTCGGCCTCCTCGTCGTGGGCGCCACCCGCCCCCTCCCCACCGCCGCGGGCTCCGCGGGCCAGCAGGCCGCCCGGAGCGCCGAGGAGACCCGCGACCGCTGAGCCGCGCCCCCGTGCGAGGCAGGACCGCCGGGCAGGTGGTTCGGGCCGGTCCCGGGATTCTGACGAGCCGTGGTCGCCGGCTCGGCGTGCCGGGACCACCGGGTCGGCCAGCCGCCGGGCCGAGGCCGGCCGTGGGAACGGTGACGGCGGTGGGCCGGGGCGGGGGCGAACTACGCTGGGGCGGTGACGTGCGAACCCCTCACCCCCGTCGACCGTGACCTGCCCGAGATCGTCCGGACCGCGCCCGGGCTGCGGCCCGACGCCGTCGGCGCGCCCTCGTTGGCGGAGCTGACCACGCTGCGCGTGGGCGGTGCGGCGGACCAGTACGTCGAGGCGCACAGCGAGGCCGAGCTGCTGGAGACGGTGCGCGCCGCGGACGACGCGGGGGAGCCGCTCCTCGTGATCGGCGGCGGCTCGAACCTGCTCGTCGGCGACGAGGGGTTCGGCGGGGTCGTCGTGCGCGACCTGCGGCGCGGGATCACCGTGGACGCCGAGGACTCGTGCGGCGGCGCGAGCTTCCACGCCCCGGCGGGCCAGGACTGGGACGAGCTGGTCGCGCGCGCGGTCGCGGAGGAGTGGGTGGGCGTCGAGGCGCTCTCGGGCATCCCGGGCACGGTCGGTGCCGCGCCCGTCCAGAACATCGGCGCCTACGGCCAGGAGGTCGCGGGGGTGATCTCGACCGTGCGGGTGTGGGACCGCCGACGGTCGCGCGTGCGCACCCTGGCGCTGGGCGAGCTCGCGTTCGGGTACCGCACGTCGCTGCTGAAGCGCAGCATGCACGCCGCGGTGAGCGGTGACGGCGAGGCGGACGGCCCGTGGTACCCGTCGCCGCGCTACGTCGTGCTCGACGTCGGCTTCCAGTCCCGGCTCGGCTCGCTGTCCGCCCCGGTCGCCTACCCGGAGCTCGCCCGCACGCTCGGCGTGCAGGTCGGCGACCGGGCTCCGAGCGCGGACGTGCGCGACGCCGTCCTCGTGCTCCGGGCGCGCAAGGGCATGCTGCTCGACGGCGTCGGTCCGGACGTCGCGCCCGTGGCGGCGGGGGACGCCGCGCCGGGGGAGAAGGGCCCGGACCACGACCGCTGGAGCGCGGGGTCGTTCTTCACGAACCCCGTCGTCCCGGCGGAGCAGGCCGACCTGCTCCCGGCAGAGGCCCCGCGCTACCCGGTGCGCTCGGCGACGCCGTCCCGCACGACGGGCCCGAGCCTCGGCGAGATCGACCCGACGCTCGTCAAGACGTCGGCGGCGTGGCTCATCGAGCACGCGGGCTTCACCAAGGGCTTCGGTGTCCACGGCCCGTCGAGCCTCGCGCGGCTGTCGACGAAGCACACCCTGGCGCTCACCAACCGGGGCGGCGCGAGCGCGGAGGACCTGGTCGAGCTCGCGCGCGCGGTCCGCGACGGCGTGCTCGACGCGTTCGGCGTCGAGCTCGTCCCCGAGCCGGTCCTCGTCGGCGTCTCCCTCTGACCGACCCACCGGTTGTGGGCATGGAATGGGCCCGGTTCCAGCCTCGGAACCGGGCCCGTTCCATGCCCACAACCCGTGGGGTCAGTAGACGAGGACCGTGGTGCCCGGGTCGGCGTGCCAGGTGTCCCAGAGCCAGTTCATCGCCGAGTTCGCGACGCGCACGCACCCGTGCGACGCGGGCCACGGCGGGATCGAGCCCGAGCCGTGCACCGCGATGCCGCCGGTGAAGAACTTGGGGCGCCACATGTCGCCGAGCTCGAGGCTCGACGAGTGGTTGCCGTCGACCTGCCGCCCCACGTGGAACTCGCCGCGCGGCGTGCCCGCGCGGTAGGTGCGGCCCTTCGCCTCGTACGACTCCCCGTTGCCCGACGACGCGTTGACGACCGTGACGACCCGGCCGTCCTCGACGGCGAGGAGGAGCTGCCGGTCGAGGTCGATCTCGATGACCTTGCCCGACTCGCTGCGCGGCTGCGGCGTGACGCCCTGGTCGAGCGCGGCCTGCGTCGCGGGGCCCACGACGCCGTCGCGCGAGAGCCCGGCGGCCTTCTGCAGCGCCCACACGGCCTGCTGCGTGCCGCCGCCGAAGTCGCCGTCGGGCGCGCCGATGAAGTAGCCGAGGTCGGCGAGGCGCTGCTGCAGCGCGACGACGCGGTCGCCGGTCGCGCCGCGGGCCAGCTCGGCCGGCTCGACGGGTGCGGGCGGCGACTCGGGGGTCGGTTCCGGTGCGGGCGGGGGCGTGCTCGGCTCGGGGTCGGGGGTCTCGGTGGGCTCGGGCGTCGGCGTCGGCGTCGGCGTCTCCGTCGGCTCGGGCGTGGTCTCCGTCGGGCTCGGGCTCACCGGCCCCGTCGTCGCGGGCCCGTCCGCGGTGGCCGACGGCGTCCGTCCCGGCTCGAGGTCGGGCAGCCCGGCCTGGCAGCCCGCGAGCGCCAGCGCCGCGACCAGCGTGGAGACGACGGCGAGCGACGCCGCTCGTCCGCCGCGCCCGCGTCGTCCCGGTCCGCGCCCCGCGGCCGTGAGAGCGACGCACGCCGCGTCCCCCGCCGTCGTACGCGCCGCCGCGCCCGTCCGCGCGCCCGCGGAAGCTCCGTCCACCTGTTCCCCCTCACGTGTGCCGCGGCGTCCGCCGCGGAGCACCATCATGCGCCCGGTCGGTGCCTCGGACGTCCGTGCCGGGCGCCTGTCGACGGATCGTGACCCGGTCGTGACGCGGCGCTGCGTCGTTCAGTGCCCTGCTTCTCCCGGCTCGGGTGGCTCGTGCAGCAGCGCCCCGCGGACGACGTCGAGGATCGCGTCGTCGGACAGGCCGGCCTCGCGGCCGGCGCGGACGAGCTCGTGCGCGGCGTGGCGGGCGGCGACGTCGCTCGGGGAGACGCCGTCGGCCACGACGGTCCCGGCGCGGCGCCGCGTCGTGACGATGCCGGCCGCCTCGAGCTCGCGGTACGCGCGCGCCACGGTCCCGGGTGCGAGCCCGAGGTCCGTGGCGAGGGCGCGGATCGTGGGCAGCCGGTCGCCGACGCGCAGGCGTCCGGCGGCGACGTGCGCGACGACCTGCGACCGGATCTGCTCGTACGGCGCGAGGCCCGACCGCAGGTCGATCTCGACGCGCAGCTCAGCGGGCGGCACGGCCCGTCCCTGCCACCGCGGGCGCGCCCGCGCGGTCGTCCGCCCGCGCGTCCGGATCGGGTGCGGGCCGCACGACGACCGCGATCGTCGCCAGCGCGAGCCCGACCGCGACGACCACGAGGACGACCGCCCCTGGGTAGCCCGCCCGGGCCGCGGCGTTCGCTCCGACGCCGAGCATCCCGGCGGCGGTGAGCCCGAGCGCGAGCTGCGTGCCGCGCAGGACGCGGTGCGCGGACGCGCGGCGCAGGCCGACGTCCCACGTCTCCTCGACCTGTGCGACGGCGGGCCGTCGCGCGACGAGCCGCAGGACGCCCTCGGCGCCCGCGACGAGCAGCACGGCCGCGAGCGCGAGCCACGCACCGTAGAACGCGCCGGGGTAGGGGCTCGCGGTCGAGGTCGTGTCGCCCAGGACGCGGGTCACCGACCGCCCGTCGTCGCCGGCCGTGAGCGCCCCGACGGCCGCGAGCACCAGGACGAGCGCTCCGAGCGACCAGGAGAGGCGACGCAGGCCGCGCGGCGCGACGTCGGTGACGGTCCGGGGCCGCAACGTGGCCGCGCGGACCGAGGTCCGCTGGCGCGGCCAGGTACGTTCCCCGACGGCGTGCGCGCCGAGGAACGCCAGCCCGACGACCGCGGGGGAGAGGCCCACGAGCACGCCCTCGGCGAGGCCCCCGACGGAGGTCGCGGCGGCCTGGGTGACGACCGCGCCGGCGAGGAGCGCAGCCGTCATCGCAGCGACGCTCACGGTCGTCGCGTGCCGCCGGGCGGCGCGGCGCACCGGGTCCTCCGTGGCGAGCCCGCGGAGCGACGGCTCGGGCGTGCGCGTCGCGGCCCGCACGGCGAGCACCACCGCGACGCCGAGCGCCACCACGAGGGCGAGGACGGCGCCGGTCCACGCGAGGTCGTACGTCGCGGGGAGGAAGAGGTCGACGCCCTGCGGCTCGTCCGACGTTTGTATCAACACATCAGTACATTGACACGCGGTCCTCGGCCCCGTCAAGACCCCGCTCCCCGAACCGCCCGCCGGGATGAGAGCTCTCTCATACCGGTCTCACCCGAGGCCCACGCGAGCGAGGTTGCCTGGCACCATGACGCTCGCCCCACCCGTGCCCGACCAGCGTGCCTGGCTCGACCTGCTCACCGCCCCCGAGGCGGGGGAGCTGCTCGCCGTGGCGCTGGGTGCCGACGGCGCGAGCCTCGACACGTGGCGCGTCCACCAGGTGCACGCGCGCCCGGGCGCGGAGGTCACGGTCGGCTACGACGTCGTCGCGCGCCGGGCGCTCGCGGCCGGCCCGGGCGGGGGCACCGCCTCGGCGGACGCCGCTGAGTACCTGCTCGCCACGACGGCGCCCCTCTCGCCGGACGCGGTCGGGGCAGGGGTGGTCCGCCTCGCGGACGGTCCGCGCGTCGTGCACGTGTGGCGCCACCCCGCCGACCCGCTGCTGCCCGGCCTCGCCGCCGCGTGCGACGCGGTCGAGCTCACGCGCCGCCTCGCGGCGGCGGGGGCGCTCGCGGACGGCGAGGTCGTGGAGTCGGTGACGATGGTCGCCTACCGTCCGCTGCGCCGAGCGGTGCTGCGCGCGCGGACGTCCGCGCGCACGGTCTACGTCAAGGTCGTCCGTCCCGACCGGGCCCGCTCCCTCGTCCGCCGGCACGACCTCTTCCGGACCGCCGCCGTCCGCGCCCCGCGCTGCCTGGCCCGCGACGACGACGGCGTGGTCGTCCTCGAGGAGGCGTTCGGCCCGTCGCTCGCTCAGCATCTCGCGGCGCTCGGCCCCGACGACCAGCCCGCCGCGATCGACCCGCGCGAGCTCCTTCGCGCGCTCGACGCCCTTCCCGCCCGCGCGACGACGCTGCGGCGACGTCCCGCGTGGTCCGAGCGCGTCGAGCACTACGCGGCGTCGGCGCTCGCGGTGCACGGGCTGGACCCGGCCCGCGCGGACCGCGTCGCCCGCGCGGTCCGGACGGCCGTCGCGACGCGCGACCCCGGGCCGGTCGTCGCGACGCACGGCGACTTCTACGAGGCGAACGTCCTGCTCGACCTGGCGGCTCCCGGCGACCCCGCCGCGCCGGGTGGCGGCGCCCGCGTCGGCGTCCTGCTCGACGTCGACACGCTCGGCCCCGGGCACCGCGTGGACGACCTCGCGTGCCTCGTCGCGCACCTCGCCGTGCTCCCGTCGCTCGCCCCGGCGGTGTACGGCGGCGTGGGGGCGCTGGTCGACCGGTGCGTGGCCGTGTTCGACGAGCGCGTCGACCCCGCGGCGCTACGGGCGCGCGCTGCCGGCGTCGTGCTGTCCCTCACGGCGGGCGCGGCGTCCCGGGACCTCGCGGACGCGTGGCTGCGCGTCGCGGAGGACCTGCTGGACGCGGCCCGCGGCGTCACCGACGAGCCGAGCGTCGTTCCTGAGAGCACTCTCATCGGCGCCTCCTCGGCGTCTCACCCGTGACCGCGAGGCTCGGACCATGCACGGCCGAGGGGTCGTGCGCACCATCGGACGAAGGAGAAGGATCATGAAGGCACGCAGCGCATGGATCGTCACCGGGGCGCTCGGCGCGGTCGGTCTCGGGGCTACGGTGGCCGCGGCGCAGGGCGCGTTCGACGCTCCCGAGCCGGCGACCGTCTCACCGTCGGTCCAGGTGGGCACGTCGTCGAGCACGCCGACCGACGCGCCCACCGCGACGGCGACGCCGAGCCCCACCGACGTGCAGAACGGGACGTCGATCACCACCGTCACGGCGAACACGTCCGCCTCCCCGAACACCTCGGGCTCGGCGAACACGTCCGGCTCGGCCGTGACCAGCCAGACCCCGAACACGCCCAACACCCCGCCGACGGCGAACACGGCGAACACCCCGCAGACGCCGAACACCCCGCCCAGCCCGGTCACGCCGCCGTCGCCGCAGTCGGCCGACTGACCGAGGCGCACTCAGGGCCACCGTGCCGAACCCGGGTCTGCGGGTCACGAGGGACCACCTCGCGACCCGCAGGCCCGGGTTCGGCGTGTCAGGGGTGCGTCCGCGCCCGTCGGGTCCCGCAGGTCAGCGGGCGGCGTCGGCGAGCCGGTAGCCCATGCCGCGCACGGTGACGAAGTGCTCCGCGCCGAGCTTGTTGCGCAGGTAGCGCACGTACACGTCGACGACGTTCGACCCGGGGTCGAAGTCGTACCCCCACACGCGCGACAGGAGCTGCTCGCGGCTCAGCACCTGGCCGGGGTTGCGCAGGAACGCCTCGGCGAGCGCGAACTCGCGCGCCGAGAGGTCGACCTCGCGCTCGGCGGTGCGCGCGCGCCGCGTGCGCAGGTCGAGGCTGAGCGCGCCGTGCGTGAGCACCGTGACCTCTCCGGCAGGCTCGGTGCGCAGGCGCAGCCGGATGCGCGCGAGCAGCTCCTCGAACCGGAACGGCTTGGCCATGTAGTCGTCGGCGCCGCCCTCGAGCCCGGCGACCGTGTCCGTGACCGACGTGCGCGCGGTGAGGATGATGACGGGGATCGCGTTGCCCGTCTCCCGCAGGCGGCGCAGCACGGTGAAGCCGTCCTGGTCGGGGAGGCCCAGGTCGAGCACGAGCAGCGCGAAGTCGCCGGTGCTGGCGAGGTCGAGCGCCTCCCGCCCCGTCGCGACGGTCGTGCTGGCGTAGCCCGCGGAGCGCAGGCCCTTCGCGACGAACGAGGCGATCCGGGTCTCGTCCTCCGCGACGAGGATCTGGCTCACCGGGTGGTCCTTCCGTCGGGGGTGGGGTGCGTGGGCGGCTGCTGGGCGTCCGGGCCGACCGCGGGCGGCGTGCCCGGCGCAGGCCCCGACGCCCGGGGAGGCGGCGGGGGCAGCGCGGGCGTGACGGCCGACGGCGCGCTGGGCACGGTCGGCGCGGTGGGCGCCACCCGGGTCGGCGCGGACGGTCGTCCCGGTGCGGCGTCGTGCACGTCGGACGGGGCCTCGACCTGGTCGCGGGGTGCGGCGGCGACGGGGACGAGCGGGAGGTCGAGCGTGAACGTCGACCCGACGCCGGGCGTCGACGCGACGTGCACCCGGCCGCCGTGGCCCCCCGCGATCGCCGCGACGATCGCGAGCCCCAGTCCGGCGCCCTCGGGGTGGGCCGCGCCGGGCGTGGTGGCCTGGGCGAAGCGCTCGAAGATCCGCGCCTGCTGCTCCGGGGCGATCCCGACGCCCTCGTCACGGACCCACACGCGCACGCGCGCGCCGTCGTCGGACACGGCCGAGCCGAGCGCGACGACGGACCCGGGCGCCGAGAACTTCACCGCGTTGGCGGCGAGCTGCAGGAGCGCCTGGGTGAGGCGCTGCGCGTCGGCGCGCACGGCGACGTCGGCCCGGGCGTCGACGAGCCAGCGGCGGTCCCCGAGCGTGCGGACCTTGTCGTGCACGTCGTCGAGGAGGCGCCCGAGGTCCGTGTCGACCGGGCGGACGAAGTCGGGGCGGCCGGCGGTCGCGAGCGTCACGAGGTCGTCCACGAGGCGGTTCATGCGGTCGAGCTCGTCGAGCGCGAGGTCGCGCGTCTCGGACGCGTCGGACGCGTCGTGCGGGTCCATGAGCTCGAGGTGCCCCCGGACCACGGTGAGCGGGGTGCGCAGCTCGTGCCCGACGTCGTCGATGAGCCGCCGCTGCGAGTCGAACGCCCCCTCGAGCCGGTCGAGCATGCCGTTCACCGTGCGCGACAGGTCCGAGAGGTCGTCGTTGCCGGTCACGGGGATGCGCGCGGACAGGTCCGTCTCGCCGATGTCCTGCGCGGTGCGCGAGAGCGTGCGGATCGGCTGGAGGAGGCGCCCGGCGACGACCCACCCCACGACGCCGATGAGCACGAGGGCGCCGAGCGCCACGACGGCGTAGGTCCGGAAGACCTGCGCGAACTCGGCGTGCTCTGCCGAGCGGTCGTAGGCGAGCACGAGGGCCGCAGGCGCCTGACCGGCCGGCGCGCCCGTGCCGCCGACGGAGCGGACCGGGGCGACGAGGGCGCGGTAGTCGGCCGTCGCGGTCCGCGGCGAGCGCAGCACGACGTCGTCCCCCGCGACGAGCGGCGAGAGCGCGGCGACGAGCTCCGGGTCGTCCTCGAGCCGCAGCCGCACCTCCTGCTGCGAGACGAGCGGCGTGCGACCCTCGCGGAGCCCGAGGACGCCCTCGTTCTGCGCGGGCACGGTGAGCTGGATGGAGGCGACGACGACGTCCTCGGGCGACGTGAACGGCTCGCCGGTGACGGGGTTCACCCCGGACCCGGCGAGGCGCTTCAGCTCGTTCGCGCTCCGGGCGAGGCTCTCGTCGATGCGGTCGTCGATCTGCCCGCGCTGGAGGAACCACGCCGCGCCCCCGGCGAGGAGGAGCGCGAGTGCCGACAGGCCGAGGAACGCCGCGAGCATGCGGGTGCGGACGGTCAGCCCCGCGCGGCGCGTCCGGCGGCTCACCCGTCGCCCCGGTCGGAGCCGCTGCGGTCGTCGTCATCGTCGTCGTCGCTCGACGGCGGGGCCGGCGTCACGCGGTCGTCGTCGTCATCGTCGTCGTCCCCGTCGTGATCGTCGTCGGACGTGGTCGGCGACGGGTCCGGCGTGGTCGTCGGCGTGGTGGGGGTCGCGGGGGCGGGCGTCACGACCACGGCACCCCCGACCTCGCGGTCCTGCGGGCGCGCGGCGAGCGCACCGGCGGCGGCCGCGCCCCCGAGGACGAGCACGAGCGCCCCCACGAGCCACGCGACGGTCCGGCGAGTCATGGCCCCAGTATCCGAGACCAGGATGAGACGCACATGAGAGGTCGGCGGCCGTCAGCCCGCCGCGAGCCAGTCGTCGACGCCGGCCAGCAGGCGCTCCCGCGTGCCCGACGACGCCCGGCTCGCCCGGATCGACGACCGCGCCAGCGCGGCGAGCTCCTCGTCGGAGAAGCCGTGCTCGTGCCGCGCCGTCTCGTACTGCGCCACGAGGCGGGAGCCGAAGAGGAGAGGGTCGTCCGCGCCGAGCGCGACGCGGGCCCCGGCGTCGACCAGCGCCCCGAGCGGCACCTGGCCGGCC
Protein-coding sequences here:
- a CDS encoding MFS transporter, encoding MTTARPDRRVVALATWAVFAVFFLNGFNFATWASRLPAVRDSLGFTEAQMGLLLLFMAVGSLLALPLSGMVVQRLGASKAVTLFAVTNVVGLVTAVTGVATGEDVVVRAGLFLAGIGTGVWDAAMNLEGAAVEQRLGKAIMPRFHAGFSFGTMAGAGVGALMAALHVPVQVHLTAAVVLSLLGVLWSVRFFLPAGQVEHVVDAAQDAAGSDPAAAAGSGAPLTASENARGALSAWTEPRTLLIGLVVLAAALTEGAANDWVSLAVVDGFETSDAMGAVGLAVFLTAMTGMRLLGTGLLDRYGRVTVLRLGAALALVGLLLFTLSPSIWLALLGVVAWGMGAALGFPVGMSAASDDPARAAVRVSVVATIGYSAFFMGPPLIGFLAEHVGYRAALLVIAVPVVVGLLVVGATRPLPTAAGSAGQQAARSAEETRDR
- a CDS encoding UDP-N-acetylmuramate dehydrogenase, with the translated sequence MPEIVRTAPGLRPDAVGAPSLAELTTLRVGGAADQYVEAHSEAELLETVRAADDAGEPLLVIGGGSNLLVGDEGFGGVVVRDLRRGITVDAEDSCGGASFHAPAGQDWDELVARAVAEEWVGVEALSGIPGTVGAAPVQNIGAYGQEVAGVISTVRVWDRRRSRVRTLALGELAFGYRTSLLKRSMHAAVSGDGEADGPWYPSPRYVVLDVGFQSRLGSLSAPVAYPELARTLGVQVGDRAPSADVRDAVLVLRARKGMLLDGVGPDVAPVAAGDAAPGEKGPDHDRWSAGSFFTNPVVPAEQADLLPAEAPRYPVRSATPSRTTGPSLGEIDPTLVKTSAAWLIEHAGFTKGFGVHGPSSLARLSTKHTLALTNRGGASAEDLVELARAVRDGVLDAFGVELVPEPVLVGVSL
- a CDS encoding MFS transporter, translated to MPRIDSKRTLVRRIESIRGGAAQSPTDLLSDPRALTRARWVLLGVFALNGVMMSSWLARIPSVRDALGLTPADLGVVLLAGAVGALATVTAAGPFVTRFGGRVAFAVSAVLFGVAFLLLGLGPATGSVPLLAAGIFVNGMAFSLGNVPMNVESAGIERRVGRTILPQFHAAFSIGAVIGSLVGAACAHAQVPVLVQFVATGTVAMVWRLAAIPATVHDTLPTRAPADAPAPVEALGDAVVDVETAGLRARLARRGARLGAALSAWREPRTLLIGLVILSAALSEGSANDWLSLAVVDGFAQTEAVGAVVFGTFVAAMTVMRLAGTRLIDRFGRVTVLRASGVASIAGLLLFGFAPTLPLAGVGVVLWGFGAALAVPVGIAAASDEPLRAASRVSVVSAFASMASLAAPPLLGLAAEAMGARHALVLIVAAMVLSVLLARQVTPLRTPAARTARTSRPGTDTDDGVPSGVEDGPEADAAVAADAADRTGDPDRDDAAGAVPDEADDARRPRWSRRPRATARTGSSTVHRASARRPRTRPSHRREETSA
- a CDS encoding LacI family DNA-binding transcriptional regulator — its product is MSDTPGNRETTAGPTAHRPTLAKVAERAGVSVSTASLAFSGAGPITPETRARVLDAAKELGYTGPNPLGRQLRSGRSGVVGVVVGDQLRRAFRDPVAVQVLDGLVSTLGENGLGVLLIPGIPSDDPARAVDPLVESAAMDVAVLVWGVGSDDATLAALQRRGVPVVIGEGRPVEGTPLVAIRDRVGTADAVRHLVDLGHTRVAEVSLPLDSSDRSGPIDAERLAQVDRTPTANRLAGVRDVVEPVASWETEASLVEHGRSATLALLGRTAADGTTVPTDPSTRPTAVIAHSDLLAAGALLAARELGLRVPDDVSVAGFDGLDLPWLAPDVLTSVHQPLARKGSELGLAVIRQLAGEAPTTVELDVELVVGTTTGPALTT